The Lycium ferocissimum isolate CSIRO_LF1 chromosome 10, AGI_CSIRO_Lferr_CH_V1, whole genome shotgun sequence genome window below encodes:
- the LOC132033388 gene encoding annexin D5, with translation MATLTIPPVLSSPRDDAMHLYKAFKGFGCDKPAVINILAHRDATQRALIQQEYRAMYSEELSKRLAKELSGNLEKAVLLWMYDPAGRDAILVRKALSAEAIDLRAATEVICSRTPSQIVHVKQLYHSMNGTYLEHDIELHASGDHKKLLLAYVSAMRYEGPEVDRATVDYDAKALYKAGEKKLGTDEKTFIQIFSERSRAHLAAVSAAYHSMYSRSLKKAVKSETSGLFEFALLTILQCAENPAKYFAKELHKAMKGLGTDDKTLIRIVVTRTEIDMQYIKVEYQKKHRKSLNDAVHSETSGDYRTFLLSLLGPGH, from the exons ATGGCTACCCTTACTATTCCTCCAGTTTTATCTTCCCCTCGTGATGACGCCATGCACCTTTACAAAGCTTTCAAAG GATTTGGATGTGATAAACCAGCAGTCATTAACATCCTTGCCCATCGTGATGCAACTCAGCGGGCTCTTATTCAACAGGAATACAGAGCTATGTATTCTGAAGAGCTAAGCAAACGCTTGGCCAAAGAGCTTAGTGGTAACCTCGAG AAAGCAGTATTGCTTTGGATGTATGATCCAGCAGGAAGGGATGCTATACTAGTAAGGAAGGCCTTGAGTGCTGAGGCCATTGATCTCAGAGCTGCCACTGAAGTGATATGTTCTCGGACTCCGTCTCAAATAGTACATGTCAAACAACTTTACCATTCCATGAATGGTACTTACCTTGAGCATGATATTGAGCTTCACGCATCTGGTGATCACAAAAAG TTGCTTCTAGCATATGTAAGCGCAATGCGCTATGAAGGCCCAGAAGTTGACAGAGCTACGGTGGATTATGATGCTAAAGCTCTTTACAAAGCTGGGGAGAAGAAACTGGGAACTGATGAGAAGACTTTTATACAAATTTTCTCTGAAAGAAGCAGGGCACACTTGGCTGCTGTTAGTGCTGCTTATCACAGCATGTACAGCAGGTCGTTAAAAAAG GCTGTAAAAAGTGAAACCTCTGGGCTCTTCGAGTTTGCCCTCTTGACTATTTTGCAGTGTGCTGAGAATCCAGCAAAATACTTTGCGAAG GAGTTGCACAAGGCAATGAAGGGCTTGGGGACGGATGATAAGACTCTCATCAGGATAGTAGTCACGCGAACTGAGATCGATATGCAGTATATAAAAGTAGAGTACCAGAAAAAGCATAGGAAATCTCTTAATGATGCTGTTCATTCCGAGACTTCTGGCGATTATCGTACCTTTCTTCTATCTCTTCTTGGGCCTGGTCACTAA